The Hordeum vulgare subsp. vulgare chromosome 7H, MorexV3_pseudomolecules_assembly, whole genome shotgun sequence DNA window ttGTTTTTTTCTGgataaaacccttcatatagcaaaagaggggggccagtgggccgtcagggaacccacaagccctgtagccgccaccagggggtggcggctaccaggcttgtggggtcctggatgctcccctctggtacttcttttgcccaatatttttatatatattcccaaaaaattccacgtaaattttcagggcatttggagctgtgcagaatagaggactcagatttgctccttttctagtcgagaattccagctgcctgaattctccctcttcaaataaaccatgcaaaataagagagaaaaggcataaatatggtaccacaaagtaatataacagcccataaagcgataaatatcaacatgaaagcatgatgcaaaatggacgtatcaacgtgtTTCATAGATCATGGTTTAGCAAACGGTGTTTTGTTATGTAATAATGAGACACGTAAGGCTTGCATTGATCATGTCGCCAAGATCTTGTTGGACTTGCAAATAGGAGAATTCTTCATGTGTCCATATCATGAACAATAAGTTGAATATACAACCATGCATACACTGGTCGTCATTTAGTTTTCGACATAGTTCTTAAGTTCAAGGTTTTCTTAAACTGTAGCCATCACTGGATCTTGGTTGTCATTGTACCAAAAGCAATACAGTTGGCTACCTAGATTCTCTCAGAGAGTCAAATAAGCCTGAGGATTCGAATGATATTCAGGATTTCATGAATAGGTATTGAATTCTTTGATGTTAATATGGGGTGTTCATATATGGTTTGAGAATTCAGTATGTGAAAATTCATCGTCATTTGCAGTGTATCGTCAAAGAACAAAACTTTAGGAGCGACACGGTTTGGCCACCAACTACCTCTAGAGCACGTGATCATTTCTCCTGTAAGACAACGAAATCCATCATTTTTAGAAAATGCTAGTCACATCTTCAAGTTTCTAAGTAAACCTCTTTCTGTTTCTCTccaaagaaaaaaataaacaacTTACACCGGTTAGGTTGTTCCTAACAGGGAAAATACATGACTAATATTGTACAAAATTTTGTAGTGtcctcaacaacaacgacaacaagggacCATCatctgtggatactacgtttgaacACACATGATGAATCTATTCAGACATGTTGAGTGTGGTGTTGATGCTGATAGAACAGAACCAGTAAGTCTGCTTCTTAACTACAATCTTCTCCTCCACACGTATGTCACATTCTGGTCTAAAAGTCCTGCAGTTGATCTTCGGACCAATGACCTTTGAACCACTCGCCGCAGATGAATTGTTGTCTATTAGCAAATTTATCGGTACCTTCTTTGTGAAACACTATATCAAGCCCATTGAAGACGTGAAGATTTCAGTATTCATATCCCACAATAATAAGCACACATTGGTATAACGTTATCAACTAAACATATACACATGGATGCATTGTTTTCCATGTGATCATGTCTTCGTATTTTATACAATATGATTATGTACTGTGTATGTCCATACATTTGTGAAATTTATCTATCATCCGCTCAACTGCATATTGTCGcgaattatgatgaatgttctTCCTGTGAACATTATTTGTTCAATTGCATATTTGTGGTGAATTATAATGATTGTTCTTCATGTGGACACTATTTATTCGATTGCATATTATGGCGAATTTGCTATTCGCAGGGAGATTCAAATGCGATATTTTACAATAACCTCACCATTTCAATGCACACGGTTCAAGCAACCAAGCATGTGTGATCTAGAACGAAAAGCACACACAACTCAAAGCGCAACTGCCGACGATCTACAGGAAAAGCACGCGAGATATAAACAGAAATGTTAGTGATACATAAGAAATCACAGACGGGTTGTAGCACTTGTACGTGTGCATAGGAGCTCCTCAATCGTTTGTGATAACACCTTATCTCACACATGAGCCAAGAGGAAACCATGCCCAATGCAAAGACGATCCCACGCgtaatttttttgagaaacatGTGTGACGATATCATGCATGTCAAACATTTGCTAGGTAAATCTCGTGTGCGATGATGAAGATATCACACATAGTTTTCCGCCATGGCTCGTGTGGGTTAGGTAATGTTTCGTAAATGGTAAAAGGTCAAACACCGTTTGTTTTCCATGAGCAATCAGACATGTTTGAGTCATGATAAACGTGTGTGGTTGATCCCAAATCCCACCCGTACGCCTAGAATATAGTGTGTGCGATATATTCCTGCACCACACATGACTATGTTTGGTAGATCGTCTGCGTTCATTGTTCACCATCGCCGATAATTTTTCCATGTTGTGTGGGATGGACTACCCTCTCACCCACACATGCAAGGCAACAGATTAAACATTTATCATGGAATGGGGTTAAAAACCGTTTTTGTATCATATCCTTGCACGATTGATTAAAGGTAGACACATTCAAAGGATGTCATAGTTTTGTACAAAGTGCTTCCATAAGTGCACAGTAAAAAGGAGAGTGCAATGTTGTTTAAAATAGATCTTGAGAAGTCCTATGACAAAATCAATTGAAATTCCTTTatttcttatggaaaagaaagggtTTTATCATAGATATAAAAAATTGGGTTAAGCATGCAGTAGAGAGAGGTAAAGTATCAGTTATGGTAAACGATTAAACTACACCTTTTTGAGACAAAAAGGGTTTCAGACACGGAGACGAGTTGTACGAAATTCTTTTTAAAAGTTCCATGGATATTCTCAATTTTATTTTAGTAAAAGCTCAAAATTTTGGCTTAGTTGAACAAATAGTGCATAATTTAGTTCCTAGCGGTATTAGCATGTTACAATAAGTCGATGACACTATTTTTATTTATCGAGATAATGCGGGAAGTTTTAGAACTTTAAAAGTAATCTTATGTTTGTTTGAACAATTTTCTGGCTTTAAAGTAAACTTTCATGAGTGATGTTTTTGTTTTGGTGAAGAATAACATAAATAGGACAATTAGTCTACTATATTTAGTTGCGTTGTAGGGAAGGTACCTTTCAACTATCTAGGAATTCTTATCAATGTCGTTAGACTGTTTAATAGTGATTAGAATGGGGCCCAAGAAAATATGGAGAAAAAATGAAGTATATGGAAGGGGCGGAATAGATCTTATGGGGGTAGAATAATTTGATTTATCTTTAGCTTAAGTAATTTCCCTCTATATTGATCTCTTTATTTGAGTTGACCAACAACTCTAGTAAGGAAATGAATTTTTATATTGTAGACCTAAAGATATGGGTAGCCTATGTATATTATATCTTGACATTATGAATATATATTTCTATTGTGTATATGGATTTGGAAACATCGGAATGAGATGATGTTTAGCaggattttttgagagagaagtaTTTGAGTGGATGCACTCTTAGGTATTGTAAAAAAATATTCAGACTCATTTTTGGTAGGGATTAATGAAATTCACACCTACGCCCCTGCAATATAATAGGGGAATGGTAGGTAATGAGGAGAGGaatatgttttgggtgatgtatcCATGGGAGATAGATCCCTTAGTGTAAAATTTCCTAGACTTTACTTACTTTTAGTACATACTTCATTGTTGCTAAAACACTATTTGAGAACATGGGTTTAATCAGATTTTGAGGAGTTCTCTTGGGGGAAACTACAGACTTATGGTATGACCACAAGGATATTTGTAGTAAAGCAATACTGAATGAACTGGAGGATAGGTGGTCTTGGTTCTTAACTAAATCTGGTAAGTTTTCTACCAGGTCActgtatttagtgctaaaatggtCAGGGATCATGGCCACATAGGATGTTGTAGCACAATCAGATTTCATTAACAGTACTTTTTGTGTTTAGTCCTTAGGAATAGTGTGTTAACTAGACACAACCTAGcaaaacaaaactggaagggtagACATAAGAATTACAGTTTTTATCATCCTAAAATAGTAGAACACATTTTACTTACATGTATAACGGCTAagtttgtgtgtgtggggggggttaGAAATGTTACTGTAATACATGACATACCCTAGAAGATTGTGGAGTTTACTAGATGGGTTGAAAGCTTCCCTAAGAATTTCAGACTCACGATAGAAGTGGGTGTGGCATTAGTGTTTTGGTTTTTTGTGCAGATCTAGAAACACTAATATTTTTCATCATGTTTACCCGCATGATTCTAGCATGCTATTTTTTTGAAATATCTTACTGGATATCTGTTTGGGCTGGAATACGAAAAAAGAAAGACAAAAGATGCTATACATGTCGTAGCAGCATTGCTGGTTGACGTTACGAATGGATCTGTCGACAAAAGTAGACGCTGGGCACCCATGACCAAACTACTCGGAGTAGGATGATTTGTGATTATCTTTGATCTCCTAGACAAAATAATGTGTGGACATGGTTAGTCTTTCGCTCGGATGTGCATGGGATGGAGCCCTGCGTGGTCACCGTCCTTGTGTGTTTTTAGCTTCTTAGATTTAGTGGATTTTCCCGAGATACTATGATAGGGTGTCTAGGTTTTTGTGTGGACATGTCTTAAGAGCTTGTCTATTCAGTTTCTTTTCATGAATGGAATGAAATCGGCGGCGTGCCCCTCAGTTCAAAAACAAATTCTCCAAATTAGTAGAGACCTTGCATGTCATAGCCCAAATACATGACAACTACTTCTTTGCAACTAGAACCTGATACAATAGACCAAATAATAGAGTTTAGCAAAGTTAACAGGTATGTTCATCCACAAAAGATCAACACATGCTAAAGGATGGTGCTAGAACCAGCAAGTTCCCAACCAACGCTTTTGTGGACAACAAATTTGTAATCCACCAAAAATTGAGGCGCAGATGATGTCCCATGAATAAGGTTCACGATAAGTCATAAGCAAATACATTTTTTGAGTCTACCAGAACAATTTTCTTATGTACTTCACAAACCTCTAGACTTTACCCATTTTGAaggagcaatctttcactcaagatACAAGTTTGCATGAATGGCCAAGCAATCCTAATAGTGCCAGTGAGTACTTGCTAACAAATTAATTGCAATTTATAATAATATTTGTTCATGCCTTCATTGAGAGTGAGTTTTTTCACATCAGGTACTGCATATTTTGCAGAAACAGTTTATCAACCACAATGTTGTAGGCCTTTTCGGTAGGATGAAAGCTATCCCAGAAAATGTAATCGTAGGCATTAGGGCATGCAGGGTGATTTTTGATGAATATTGCTGCATTTAGCACTGTGCTTCCACAACATCCCTCGGCTACCTCCTTGAAACCTATATTAGAAGAAATTTCAAAATATTTAGTATCAAACAATTATGAATTTATGGTAACAACATGTCCATcggcctgtatttctacacactaTATAAAGCCAAATAATCCTAAATGAAATATACAAACTAATGTAAATATTCATGTATACCATGTTGGTCCACTTCGCAGTTCTAGTTACTTCTGTTTGCATGTAGTATTGTGAGATTCATGACATCTTAGAGGTTAATGTGCCTAACTGTTATCAGTTAATATGTCTATTTGCACATATACTCTACACTAATGATTGATGATATGCTCTAAAATAACAACCGAGTATAAAATATGTACTCACCATAAGAACTAGGTCGCTGAATGAGATCCAACAGATTGTAGTATATATCAAGATAAATAAACTTCGAGCCTTGAACATGTTGTTCTGCATCTAGTCGGCgtatttccttttctatttcaGAATTAAATAGATTTGCTGCTTGATTCCTCATGGGCTCACATTCTCTTGATCCAAGTTCTCTTTGCGAGGGACAACATCCAATTGGTGGAATGCCAAGGAATGCAATCCTCCTTGCACCCATCTCATTTAATTTCTGTATAGAATATAATATATGAAAGCACTGAATTTTACAAAAGCAGGTTGGAAAATACCAGTTATAAACAGCCTATGTATTAGGatgcaaaagaataaagtaaGCGACTATAAGTACAATGGTCACTATAAAATATCCCTATGTTGAAACTTTGTCAATTGAAGTAGATGGTAGAAAAAATTCAGTAATGTACTAATTTTACAAACACATATATTTGTAACCGACTATAGGAAACAACTTAATGTACCAGAGAAGGAATGGTTTGTAGGTTTTGAGTTCGAGAGAAACACGTGAAACTACAAAATGTTGAACAACTAAACCAACAGAAGAACTTTGTGCAAACACAGAAAGCCCAATAACCTTTCTTATAAAGCTATGTGATTGCCTATTAACTACTCCCTTAGATCTAAAATAAGTGTTGTGGTTTTAGCTCAAATTCGAAGTAAAACCATGACATTTATTTTGGATCCGAGGGAGTAGCAGTTTTAGAGTTTCAATAAATACCCTTACCGTAGTAAAGTTGACAGCGGAAGAGACAAGAAATTTCACGTACGAAGGAAGGTCATATTGATGCCGTCTCAAAGGAATTGCAAAATAATTATTTGCAAGATCATTTGCCCCCATGACCGTGAAGTATATGCCTTCGGAGATTACACGTGTCATCTCCTCTTCTCCGACTAAAGCTCTTAGTCTATCCTTATATTCAAGGAATAATTCAAGTTGCCCAGTACTCGACGTAGCAGTCTGAAGCATATATAGGAGATTATTATTTGCAAACTCTAGTAAAGGTTCTTAGCTTCCGATGAAACCAAAGTGAAATATACTTTTAGGGAAACTATGTTGTGAGATGCATGTGACATATTTTGTTACCGCAGGTATCGAAGTTAAAGGATCGTATCCACTACCACCAGAAGCAAAGACGACACCAGTGAGTAGCTCACTCAGTGGAAGATCATTTCCGAGGTAGGGTGGCAATAATTCCTTAATACCCAACCTAGATGCTGCTCGATCAAGAAAAGGACATCAGTAGTGGATATTTAAGTTTTCACTTGGTGCAAGACTAGGCATTAAAGAGTTTAAATTTCTAACGTAAAAGAAACATATTTTTTTGAAGAAGTTGAGCATTATAAGTAGTACTTCACATGATGGAGTAGTTATCATGGTTCTATATATCAAGCATGTGCTTCCAAATCAATTATTGGTTGTTGCTCAACATATAACTTAAATAGTGCAACATACTCCTATATATCAAGTCGTCCCCATGATGGGGTTTGTATCATCTTCCACGTGAATGGGAAATTTATGTTGATAGTGGAGTAGTTGGTTTTGCATTGAATGGAGAAGGTGGCAGCAAAAAAAACACGACGGATGAAAACCAAGCTGACGGGCCAGTACGGCTGAACTATATGCATTTCATTACTCATTAGCAGCTCCTATGTCCATGCACAGTGCTCGGATTGGGACGCCAAAGTGTCTCCTGCAACAATACTAGTAAGCAGTAGTACTGGTGCGAAGACTTCAAAGTAGCTGCCGAGGTACGAAACTAGCTACTCCCTCTGGAAGGACCATGATACCGCTGGCTCCAAATCTAAGTGTGCCCCATCTGATGTTAGCAATGTATTTATAAAGGGGgtgatctgcgccggcgcgccggcccagATTTTCTGCCGGCCAAGCGCGGGCCGCAGGATCCATTTACCCCGCgtcgtccgcaccgttggatccgcatgcaacattttcctttctatgcagcaaaatttcgatgtcatgcagcaattttttcaagggttgcaacaaaaaacaaaatttatagaaaaaaaatatctacgtgattttagcaaaaaaacgaagctgatggtacgtgatagcaaaagtcaaacgccggttgtaacaaaaatttacgtgacgtgtatgtaACTTTTTAGTGAATGGTTgcaacaaaacatgatgccggttgtaacaaaaattaacacggttgtagcaaaaagtaaaaaacatcgattgtaacaaaaaatacgacgaactagagttgcaaccaaacgtatgtgCAACTTTTTTACTGAAACAAACTATAGTAAaaaaaacgcttgcagcaaaaatgacgcaagttgcaacatatttagacgaaaaatgttgcattcATTGACCGGAGAAGCGCGCGGATGGGAAATGTTACAAGGGCCCGCGCGCGTCAGGGGACAACCGACGCGTCGGTTCGACCGACACGCGGGTGAGAAACGATTCCCATTTATAAACGTTTTACTGAATCTTTCAAAGTAattctcccctcccccctcccctcccctcattCAACCGTGGCGTGCCTCTTCGTCCCCATGTTATCAACCATAATCGAGCTTGCCTCGAAAAAATTAAGTAACATTTTGTAGATGTTAGCAGCGTCACAATTTTTTAGGTACTTGTTTCACCGATCACAGGTTTGCTTGTCAACTTTTTTCACAAGTTTGCTACAGGTGTGGTGCCGATTTTCTTGTCCACGCTTTGTATCAAGCCACATTTTTCTTACTTTACGTGTTAGGCGTGGTCAAGTTAGCCTCCGACGACATTCCCGTATATGTTCTCATCTTGGTGCAACCAAAGTTGCATATAAATTTACAAGAAGATACTCCATTATGGAGGAGTAGTTAACAATTTAAACACAAGTGCCGCATGCCATGCAGACCAAAAGTAGCGTAAACAACAAACTTGTAGCTTGTATAAAAATAGAGCAAGAGCAAAGTCAGTTGCCGGTTATTGCGACTTACGCACGTACCTAGCATGTCTCCCGGAACCTTCCCGTTGGAGAACCTCCCGGTG harbors:
- the LOC123409992 gene encoding GDSL esterase/lipase EXL1-like, coding for MASLYPGLLLLLMALLSSAHGATTFRSKISAAFVFGDSIVDPGNNNDRLTEAKANFPPYGQDFPGGEATGRFSNGKVPGDMLASRLGIKELLPPYLGNDLPLSELLTGVVFASGGSGYDPLTSIPATATSSTGQLELFLEYKDRLRALVGEEEMTRVISEGIYFTVMGANDLANNYFAIPLRRHQYDLPSYVKFLVSSAVNFTTKLNEMGARRIAFLGIPPIGCCPSQRELGSRECEPMRNQAANLFNSEIEKEIRRLDAEQHVQGSKFIYLDIYYNLLDLIQRPSSYGFKEVAEGCCGSTVLNAAIFIKNHPACPNAYDYIFWDSFHPTEKAYNIVVDKLFLQNMQYLM